Below is a window of Candidatus Saganbacteria bacterium DNA.
CTATGTCCACACCCGACGGAAGGTCTATCTGCATAAGCGCATCGACCGTCTGTGGAGCGGGATCGAGTATATCTATAAGCCTTTTATGCGTCCTGATCTCGAAATGTTCCCTTGATTTCTTGTCGACATGCGGGGAACGCAGGACGCAGTAGACCTCTTTATCCGTCGGCAGCGGGATCGGACCGGACACTGCCGCACCCGCCCTTTTTGCCGTGTCTATTATCTTCTCCGCGGACTGGTCGACGACCCTGTGATCGTATCCTTTCAGCCTGATCCTTATTTTCTGTCTTTTCATGTTTTGTTTAAGCCTTCCCCGAGTTCTTTAGAATTATCGATTCGGAAATATTTTTCGGCACTTCCTCGTATGAATTGAACTCCATAGTGAAAGAAGCTCTTCCCTGAGAGCATGATCTGAGCGACGTGGAATACCCGAACATCTCGGAAAGAGGCACTTTTGTCTTGATCGTCTGCATGCTTTTATAAGCTTCCATCCCTTCGATCCTCGCCCTTCTGCTGCTGAGGTCTCCCATCACATCCCCGAGGTATTGCTCCGGCGTCACGGCTTCGACTTTCATTATCGGCTCGAGCAATACCGGCTTCGCCTTTACAAATGCCGCTTTGAAACACATGGAAGCCGCTATCTTGAAAGCTATTTCCGAAGAATCCACCTCGTGATAAGAACCGTCAAACACGGTGACCTTCACGTTGATGACCGGATATCCCGCTATCACGCCTGTGGTCATAGCTTCTTTCACGCCGTCTTCGATCGCGGGTATATATTCCCGTGGTATCGCGCCGCCTACGACTTTATTCTCGAACTCAAAAGTCTTGTTTTTTGTCGGCTCGATCTTCAGCCAGACATGGCCGTACTGCCCGCGGCCTCCGGTCTGCCTGATAAATTTCCCTTCGGCTTCTGAATGGCCTTTTATCGTCTCCTTGTAGGCTACCTGCGGCTTGCCGACATTGGCATCTACTTTGAATTCCCTGAAAAGCCTGTCGACTATTATTTCCAGATGCAGCTCTCCCATCCCTTCAATGATCGTCTGTCCGGAGTCCTGGTCCGTGTGCACGCGGAACGTCGGATCTTCCTCTGCCAATTTCTGGAGAGAGATCCCGAGTTTTTCCTGGTCGGCTTTTGTCTTCGGCTCGATCGCCACCGATATGACCGGCTCCGGAAAGATTATTGACTCCAGTATCACCGGCGACTTTTCGTCGCACAGAGTGTCTCCCGTTGTAGTGTTCTTTAATCCAACCGCACCCGCGATATCTCCGGCATGCACTTCATCTATCTCTTCCCTTTTATTCGCGTGCATCTGCAGGAGCCTTCCTATCCTCTCTTTATGGCCTTTTGTCGAATTAAGCACGTACGAACCGTTATTCAGGACACCCGAATATACCCTGAAGAACGTTAATCTTCCCACAAAAGGATCGCTCATTATCTTGAACGCAAGCGCGGAAAAAGGCGCCGAATCGGACGCGCTTCTTATCAGCTCATCTCCGCTGTCCGGATCTATACCTTTTACGGCCCTCACTTCCAGAGGCGAAGGCAGATATTCGATGACCGCGTCAATGAGCGGCTGGACGCCTTTGTTCTTAAAGGCCGTGCCGCATGTCACGGGCACTATACGCCCCGCTATCGTCGCGGCCCTCAGGCCTTTTTTTATCTCTTCGACTGTGAGCTTGTGGCCGTCCAGATACTTGATCATCAGGCTGTCGTCTGATTCCGCCGCCGCTTCGACGACCTTTTCGTGGTATCTATAAGCTTTTGACTTCAATTCATCTGGTATCGCCTGTTCGGTGAATTTTTCACCTGTCTCTTCATCATACATGTATGCTTTCATCTCGACCAGATCTATGACGCCTTTAAAATTTTCTTCGGCACCTACCGGCAGCTGTATCGGTACCGGGTGAGCATGAAGTCTTTCAGCCATCATCTTCACCGCTCTTTTAAAATCCGCTCCTACCCTGTCCATTTTATTTATGAACGCGATACGCGGCACGTGGTGCTTGACCGCCTGCCTCCAGACCGTCTCGCTCTGCGGCTGCACTCCCCCGACCGCGCAGAAGACAGCCACAACGCCGTCAAGGACGCGCAACGATCGCTCAACCTCGACAGTGAAGTCGACATGTCCCGGAGTATCGATGATGTTTATCCTGGTATTCTTCCAGAAACACGTCGTGCATGCCGAAGTTATCGTTATTCCTCTTTCTTTTTCCTGCTCCATCCAGTCCATTGTCGCCGTCCCTTCATGCACTTCGCCGATCTTGTACAGTTTTCCCGTGTAATACAGTATCCTTTCGGTCAATGTGGTCTTGCCCGCATCTATGTGCGCCACGATCCCTATGTTCCTTGTGCGTTCAAGGCTGTAATCTCTTGCCATTTTATCCCTTTACCACCTGAAGTGAGCGAACGCCTTGTTCGCATCCGCGGTCTTATGCAGGTCCTCTTTCTTTTTAAGCGCCCCGCCTGTATTTGAAAAAGCGTCAAAAAGTTCGGCCGACAGTTTTTCCTGCATCGATCTGCCCTGCCGCGCCATCGCGCCTTCCTTCAGCCATTTCATGGCTATTGCCGTTCCTCTTTCTCTTTCAACCTCTATCGGTATCTGGTATGTCGATCCCCCGACTCGCCTTGCCTTCACTTCCATCAGCGGCGTGGCGTTCCTTATTGCCTGCTCGAACACCTCAAGAGGGCTTTTGCTGCCTTTTTTTGAGATGATGTCCATCGCTTTGTACACTATACCTTCGGCTTTGCTTTTCTTTCCCATCATCATTATCCTGTTGATGAATTTCTGGACAAGCACGCTGTTGTACTTTGAATCAGGACTTATCTTCCTTTTTACTACCCGTCCCCTTCTTGGCATATTTGCTCCTTATCCTTTATTTGACCTGTTTTTTCGGTTTCTTCGCCCCATACTTTGAGCGGGATTTCATGCGGTTCTCTACTCCCGCCGTATCAAAAGTTCCTCTGACTATGTGGTATCTTACTCCCGGAAGGTCTTTGACCCTTCCCCCGCGGATAAGGACCACCGAGTGCTCCTGCAGATTATGCCCGACACCCGGTATGTATGCCGTTACTTCGAGACCGTTGGTGATCCTCACCCTCGCGACTTTTCTCAGCGCTGAGTTCGGCTTTTTGGGAGTTGTCGTGTACACCCTCAAACAAACCGCCCTTTTCAAAGGGCAGCCTGCCAGGGCCGGCGCTTTGCTTTTTGTATTTTTTTCATTTCTCCCTTTTCTTATCAACTGTGATATGGTCGGCATTTGATCTTACTCCTTTTTACCGTGGGTAGGGACTATGTCCAGATACCTGTACCCGACAAAACCCGTTCCCGCAGGTATAAGCCTTCCGATTATTACGTTCTCTTTCAGCCCGTACATCTGGTCTATCTTTCCCCTGATGGCCGCATCGGTCAGTATCCTTGCCGTCTCCTGAAATGATGCCGCGGATATGAAGCTCTCCGTCAGGAGCGAAGCCTTTGTTATTCCTAAAAGGACCTGTGAGGCCGTCGATTTTTCACCCTTCGTATCTTCGCAGATCCGGTCGAACTCTTTTTTATCTATCAACTCTCCGGGCAGCAGCATCGTGTCGCCCGAAGTAAGTATCCTGACCTTTTTTGTCATCTGCCGGACCGCTGTCTCGACATGTTTATCGTGTATTGTCACTCCCTGCAGCCTGTATATTTTCTGTATCTCGTTCACAAGATGCCTTTGGACCGCTTCTTCGCCTTTTATCGCCAGAATATCATGCGGGTTGACCGTACCAAAAGTCAGATGTGCCCCTTTATGCACTTTGTCGCCCTTTGCCACTCTGATCCTTACATCGTAAGGTATGAAGTAATCCCTTATATCGTCCTTTTCACCGTGAATTATTACGTGCCTTTCGCCTTCTTTGTCCTTGATGTCCACTTTGCCGTCGATCTCCGAAAGGATCACGGAATCCTTGGGCTTCCTTGCCTCAAACAGCTCTTCGACTTTCGGAAGACCCTGAATGATGTCCTTTGTCTTGCTGGGATCGCGGCTCAGGCTCTCCACTTTTGCGATCACTTCATAGCTTCCAAGCACGTCGCCGTCGCTTGCA
It encodes the following:
- the rpsJ gene encoding 30S ribosomal protein S10; its protein translation is MKRQKIRIRLKGYDHRVVDQSAEKIIDTAKRAGAAVSGPIPLPTDKEVYCVLRSPHVDKKSREHFEIRTHKRLIDILDPAPQTVDALMQIDLPSGVDIEIKLS
- the fusA gene encoding elongation factor G is translated as MARDYSLERTRNIGIVAHIDAGKTTLTERILYYTGKLYKIGEVHEGTATMDWMEQEKERGITITSACTTCFWKNTRINIIDTPGHVDFTVEVERSLRVLDGVVAVFCAVGGVQPQSETVWRQAVKHHVPRIAFINKMDRVGADFKRAVKMMAERLHAHPVPIQLPVGAEENFKGVIDLVEMKAYMYDEETGEKFTEQAIPDELKSKAYRYHEKVVEAAAESDDSLMIKYLDGHKLTVEEIKKGLRAATIAGRIVPVTCGTAFKNKGVQPLIDAVIEYLPSPLEVRAVKGIDPDSGDELIRSASDSAPFSALAFKIMSDPFVGRLTFFRVYSGVLNNGSYVLNSTKGHKERIGRLLQMHANKREEIDEVHAGDIAGAVGLKNTTTGDTLCDEKSPVILESIIFPEPVISVAIEPKTKADQEKLGISLQKLAEEDPTFRVHTDQDSGQTIIEGMGELHLEIIVDRLFREFKVDANVGKPQVAYKETIKGHSEAEGKFIRQTGGRGQYGHVWLKIEPTKNKTFEFENKVVGGAIPREYIPAIEDGVKEAMTTGVIAGYPVINVKVTVFDGSYHEVDSSEIAFKIAASMCFKAAFVKAKPVLLEPIMKVEAVTPEQYLGDVMGDLSSRRARIEGMEAYKSMQTIKTKVPLSEMFGYSTSLRSCSQGRASFTMEFNSYEEVPKNISESIILKNSGKA
- the rpsG gene encoding 30S ribosomal protein S7, with translation MPRRGRVVKRKISPDSKYNSVLVQKFINRIMMMGKKSKAEGIVYKAMDIISKKGSKSPLEVFEQAIRNATPLMEVKARRVGGSTYQIPIEVERERGTAIAMKWLKEGAMARQGRSMQEKLSAELFDAFSNTGGALKKKEDLHKTADANKAFAHFRW
- the rpsL gene encoding 30S ribosomal protein S12, with the protein product MPTISQLIRKGRNEKNTKSKAPALAGCPLKRAVCLRVYTTTPKKPNSALRKVARVRITNGLEVTAYIPGVGHNLQEHSVVLIRGGRVKDLPGVRYHIVRGTFDTAGVENRMKSRSKYGAKKPKKQVK